The genomic DNA AATTGCTCTTCGAATGCTCAGGCTTCTCTTCGATACTCAGGCAATTGCCTTGCTCATCAAACTCTGCCACGCCATATCGCTCAGGATCACTTACACGATAGCCAAATACAGTAGCTTTGTTATTGATAATATATCATCGGTTTATCGAAGATAGGAATCAGCTGCTTGCTGATACCCTTTGTAATAGGATACAAACGAGTACCGCTACCACCTGCTAATACGATTCCTTTCATATTTATTGATAATTATTTTAAACCCTGTCTGTCATTATCCTCGAACCAGTCAGCGAGAACTTCCTCAAAACTCCACTTAAACTGATAGCCACAGTTCTTCAACTTCTCACCACAGATATTAGTAGAAATCTGGAGTTTCTTTACTCTCGCAGGACAGATACCCATTGGCGAACCAAGAAGCATGGCAGCTCTTGCCATAGGCATGATAACCCAGTTAGGAATATCAGGCACAAACTGAGTCAATCCAGTTACCTTCTTCATAGCCTCAACGATATGCTGAATGGTATAAGCAGGTTCGAAGCAACAGTTATAAATCTCCACGCCCTTAGCAGACTTCACGTCTGCCCCATTCGTGTTATTCGAGTTATTCGTGTTCACCCCTTCTTCCACCTTCCATAGCATGAAGCGAACCAATTCCTTTACATAGATACAAACCTTGATAGTATCCTTTCTGCCAGGGTAAGCAAACTTATGTCCACGGATAGCCCAATACAATCTGGTGAAATTACCATTTCCCTCCGAATACCACACTAGGGCGAACAATGGTAAGCAGGCGATTTGATGCGCCAGAAATGGAAAACATAGATTACCTTTGCAATTTGAAAAGCAGAACTGAAATCTTTGTACCGATTGGTTAGCTTAGAACAATATTTCTAATTCGCCTTACATTTTGTTTTTCGTACTCATCGAGTAACTCATAACCTGCATCATTCTGATGCGAATAAAGCTTATCAAAATAATCTATTACAGCAAAGGGAGCACCTGCATCACTCGCCTTTCGTCCATAAGGCGTATCAGCATTATACTCCATTCGCATCAAAAGGCTATCAATACCGACAATTTCTCTAGTTTCAACATTTCGTTCCTGTGCCAAGGCATATTTATAACAGACATTAAAAAGTCCCAAATACTTGACAACTTGATACCTCAACGTATTAAACACGAATTTTGCAGCATACCTTACAGCTTCATCTACACCCATGGAGTTTATATAATAATTCACAGATCCAACAAAACCTTGCTTCAAAAAGACCGAAACAAGATTAGTCATTAGACAATATCGGTCTCGTTGAATTTCAATAAGTTTTAAAAGTTCCCCCTGCTGAGGTAAAATAGATTTTATTTTACCAAATATAACCTCCAAACCACTTTTCTTAATATATTTTGATCCATTATAAGATGAAATAAAACTACGCATTTCCTCCTTTTCTTGTTCTGTCATTCTTTTTACTGACTGAAACAAATAGTACTTGTCCTTTGGCGCAATCGTCTTATATACATCCAATATTTGACTTGGTAATTCTCCGCTATTTGCCATGTCAGCAATCCATTTCTTTTCAGAGATTTCTCGTTCTGTTAGATAGCAATTATCTATAAAAGGAATATCAACTGATGTCTTTGGAGTATTACGGTCAAAGAACTTATGTCCTAGCTCATCTGTCGCTTCATTTTTTATGGTTAAGAATTCCTTATCAAAAACAAACACACGCCCCATATAATGGTGAATAAACCTTCCAGCCCGCCCTTCAATATTTTTGGCATCGAAAGGTTTCAGTTCTTTCCTACCTTTTTTATGAGATAAAACAACCATGTTTTTTGCAGTTGTATTCACCCCTTCTGTAATTGTTGTTGTTGAGATTAAGACTTTAAGGACACCATTGTTGAACAAATCTATTATTTCGTTTTGAATATATTTTGGCACAAGCCCATGATGCACCCCTATGCCTTTTTTCAATGCCATGGTTACAATCCATTGCGCCCCCTTCTTATTTTTAAACAAGTTTTCTAAATGTTGCAAGAACATACCCATGTTTTCAGACTCAACATCAGGTAGTAAATCATCTGCTAAAAGTTCCCTTGCATAATTCTCTACTTGAGCTTTTGTTGCTGTATAAACTATAACATTTTCATTATTATTAACCAAAGAGCACACTAATTCCTTAAAACGTTCTTTTTTGCTTACTGAGGTAAAATTTATTATAGTTTGGGTATCTGGTAATTTTATTTTCTTCGACGATTTCAACTCTACCTCTTGTTTTCCTACGATTTCTAATGTCCCATAATCAACAAAAGACATGCCACCCCAATGAAGAAACCTTTCTATGGAAGACTCTGGATTATTCTCGTCAATTTTGATATATGGGCCAGTTAATAAGCAATCTCTACTGCACTCCATACCAATTTGAGTCGCAATTCGATAAGCAACATCCCTTTCATTTTCTCTTTGTTCATCATCTACCAAATACTCATTATCAATTTTATAAACTTCGTCAACGAAAAAGAAATCGAACTTTAGTTCTTGATGCTTATCCATAAAAGACAAGAATCGTTCTGGAGTATAAATAAACAAGTTATGATGTTCCTGAAGTTCAGTATCACTCAGGGTATGTACTTTATATCCCTGTTTAACCCATTGATAAGATGTACTATTATATATCTTCAAGAGATTTTCAGAAAGCAACGCTATTGTTGGAAATATAAAGCAAACATTATCATATTGCATCTTTCGCAGAATTTCATAAATCAAGAAAGTCTTACCAAACGATGTTGATGCAGACAAGAAGTAACGATTACTTTTGCCATTTTCAAATCTATTTAAGACATTCATTTGATACTTATGCAATTGCACATCATCCGCAACACATAATGATGCCTCTCCAACAAGTACCGGCAAATCCTTGATATGGAGATCCACTTCAGACTGTTCTAAGTCATGCTGAAATTTACTCAACATAACATAGTATTGAGGAACTCCAGCTTCATTTGCTATATATCTAAGGAAATGCAAATCGGAACTTGATAACTCATTGCCTTTTATCGAGTCAAAGTACACACAGACTTTTTGCACCAAATCTGCATCTACATTTTCTCCTCGCCTCTTTGCATATATTAGCTTAATTATATTACTTGCTGATTTGATAATATCCATTTTCTTACTTGATCTTTAATATCTTTTGCTACGCTCACAGGTAGCAAGATGAAAAACAACGAATATTCTAAAGAAAAATTTATGTTTAACTGAGTGAATCTATTATTTGTATAGTCAACTACACTCTTTATAATTTCATCATAAGACTTGCCTTCATCATTAAAAACCACGAGCATCGGATACACAAAAGACATTCCATTATTACGTGCTACCTCTGCCAAGTTAACTGTAGGGTTATTCCTAAAGG from Segatella copri includes the following:
- a CDS encoding helicase-related protein, translated to MDIIKSASNIIKLIYAKRRGENVDADLVQKVCVYFDSIKGNELSSSDLHFLRYIANEAGVPQYYVMLSKFQHDLEQSEVDLHIKDLPVLVGEASLCVADDVQLHKYQMNVLNRFENGKSNRYFLSASTSFGKTFLIYEILRKMQYDNVCFIFPTIALLSENLLKIYNSTSYQWVKQGYKVHTLSDTELQEHHNLFIYTPERFLSFMDKHQELKFDFFFVDEVYKIDNEYLVDDEQRENERDVAYRIATQIGMECSRDCLLTGPYIKIDENNPESSIERFLHWGGMSFVDYGTLEIVGKQEVELKSSKKIKLPDTQTIINFTSVSKKERFKELVCSLVNNNENVIVYTATKAQVENYARELLADDLLPDVESENMGMFLQHLENLFKNKKGAQWIVTMALKKGIGVHHGLVPKYIQNEIIDLFNNGVLKVLISTTTITEGVNTTAKNMVVLSHKKGRKELKPFDAKNIEGRAGRFIHHYMGRVFVFDKEFLTIKNEATDELGHKFFDRNTPKTSVDIPFIDNCYLTEREISEKKWIADMANSGELPSQILDVYKTIAPKDKYYLFQSVKRMTEQEKEEMRSFISSYNGSKYIKKSGLEVIFGKIKSILPQQGELLKLIEIQRDRYCLMTNLVSVFLKQGFVGSVNYYINSMGVDEAVRYAAKFVFNTLRYQVVKYLGLFNVCYKYALAQERNVETREIVGIDSLLMRMEYNADTPYGRKASDAGAPFAVIDYFDKLYSHQNDAGYELLDEYEKQNVRRIRNIVLS